A single Fodinicurvata sp. EGI_FJ10296 DNA region contains:
- a CDS encoding FtsX-like permease family protein yields the protein MSRLLQVIFRRLPIGWLQLTHKRGRFMAALAGVAFANVLVFVQLGIMNSMATATLRPYEFFNADIMISAADANALAEGGNVARQWMLQAFADSDVTAGMGLFVGNASWDRDGFDIALTTFGVDPGQVDFIAPEIAADIGHLQVQDVAIVDRLARGLSRDDAAAIRPQTPLTFETQGRTVTAPTTFAGGGGFGGDGFMFVSDQTFLSLFASRVSAAPDHILLRVRPGADVAVVADRLRGLISDKTLRIRSYAEAAQEDLRYQQTQRPTGVIFGFGVLIGVLVGLVIVYQVLSADVADHLREYATFKAMGYGPRFFLGIVVEEAIVLGLLGFLPGLAVGTAILTLMANVTTLPLAMTPGMAVTVFVGTVVFSVLSGVIATRRLAAADPADLF from the coding sequence ATGAGCCGTCTGTTGCAGGTGATCTTCCGCCGCCTGCCGATCGGCTGGCTGCAACTGACCCACAAGCGCGGGCGGTTCATGGCCGCGCTGGCGGGCGTGGCCTTCGCCAATGTGCTGGTTTTCGTCCAGCTCGGCATCATGAATTCAATGGCAACCGCGACGCTGCGCCCCTACGAGTTTTTCAACGCCGATATCATGATTTCCGCAGCGGATGCGAACGCGCTGGCGGAAGGTGGCAATGTCGCGCGGCAATGGATGTTGCAGGCCTTTGCCGACAGCGACGTGACAGCCGGTATGGGGCTGTTCGTCGGCAACGCGTCGTGGGACCGGGACGGATTCGATATTGCTCTGACGACTTTTGGCGTCGATCCGGGCCAGGTGGATTTCATTGCACCGGAAATCGCTGCCGACATCGGGCATTTGCAGGTTCAGGACGTCGCCATCGTCGATCGGCTGGCGCGGGGCCTGTCGCGGGATGACGCCGCCGCGATCCGACCGCAGACGCCGCTGACCTTCGAGACGCAAGGGCGCACGGTGACAGCGCCGACCACGTTCGCCGGTGGCGGCGGTTTCGGCGGGGATGGCTTCATGTTCGTCTCCGACCAGACGTTTCTATCCCTGTTCGCGTCCCGCGTTTCCGCCGCGCCGGATCATATCCTGCTGCGCGTTCGCCCCGGCGCCGATGTTGCGGTCGTGGCGGATCGACTGCGCGGCCTGATTTCCGACAAGACCCTGCGCATCCGCAGCTACGCCGAGGCCGCGCAGGAGGATCTGCGCTATCAGCAGACGCAGCGCCCCACCGGCGTGATCTTCGGCTTTGGCGTTCTTATTGGCGTGCTGGTGGGGCTGGTGATCGTCTATCAGGTTCTGTCCGCCGATGTGGCTGACCACCTGCGCGAATACGCCACGTTCAAGGCGATGGGGTACGGTCCGCGCTTCTTCCTGGGAATTGTCGTTGAAGAGGCGATAGTGCTGGGCCTGCTGGGCTTTCTGCCCGGACTGGCGGTAGGAACGGCGATCCTGACACTGATGGCCAACGTCACGACCCTGCCGCTGGCAATGACGCCGGGCATGGCCGTCACGGTCTTTGTCGGGACGGTGGTGTTTTCGGTCCTCTCCGGCGTCATCGCCACGCGACGGCTCGCGGCGGCTGACCCGGCTGACTTGTTTTGA
- the acsA gene encoding acetate--CoA ligase, which yields MEYPPIVKSLRPGEVEPNLRHYEESCETFDWDAARDMLDGLPDERGLNIAHEAVDRHANGELAERIAMRWLGKDGERRDITYAELRDQTNRFANVLATLGVGKGDRVFVLAGRIPELYIAALGCLKAGCVFCPLFSAFGPEPIKARMTIGDGKVLVTTAALYRRKVAGIRPELPSLKHVIVAGGDTPENTLAFGELMEAASPAFTIPPTDPEDPALLHFTSGTTGRPKGAAHVHQAVVMHHITGRLALDLHDRDVFWCTADPGWVTGTSYGIIAPLTNGVTMIVDEAEFDADRWYRILQDQAVTVWYTAPTAIRMLMKVGVEAMRNADLSRLRFMCSVGEPLNPEAVVWSVKAFGMPFHDNWWQTETGGIMIANYADMDVRPGSMGKPLPGIQAGVVRRNDDGTITEITDPGVEGELALRAGWPSMFRAYLNEEERYRKCFADGWYLSGDLARRDSDGYYWFVGRSDDVIKSAGHLIGPFEVESVLMEHPAVAEAAVIGKPDPVAMETVKAFVSLKPGYKPDEALRRDLMGHARKRLGPAVSPREIDFVASVPKTRSGKIMRRLLKARELGLPEGDTSTLEDS from the coding sequence ATGGAATACCCACCGATCGTGAAATCGCTACGGCCGGGCGAGGTCGAACCGAACCTCCGGCACTACGAGGAATCCTGCGAGACCTTTGACTGGGATGCCGCCCGCGATATGCTGGACGGCCTGCCCGATGAACGCGGCCTCAATATCGCTCACGAAGCCGTGGACCGTCATGCGAACGGAGAGTTGGCCGAGCGCATCGCCATGCGCTGGCTCGGAAAGGACGGCGAACGCCGCGACATCACCTACGCCGAGCTTCGCGACCAGACCAACCGCTTCGCCAATGTGTTGGCAACCCTCGGCGTCGGCAAGGGCGATCGGGTATTCGTCCTGGCAGGGCGCATACCGGAACTTTACATTGCTGCCTTGGGCTGCCTGAAGGCGGGTTGCGTCTTCTGCCCGCTTTTTTCGGCGTTCGGCCCGGAACCGATCAAAGCGCGCATGACCATCGGCGACGGCAAGGTCCTCGTCACGACCGCCGCGCTCTACCGTCGCAAAGTGGCCGGCATTCGCCCTGAACTTCCCTCATTGAAGCACGTCATCGTCGCCGGCGGCGACACGCCGGAGAATACGCTTGCCTTCGGTGAATTGATGGAGGCCGCCTCCCCGGCCTTCACGATCCCGCCGACCGACCCGGAGGATCCGGCACTCCTGCACTTTACCAGCGGGACCACCGGTCGGCCCAAAGGCGCCGCGCACGTCCATCAGGCGGTGGTAATGCACCACATCACCGGCAGGCTGGCACTGGACCTGCATGATCGCGACGTCTTCTGGTGCACGGCTGACCCCGGATGGGTGACCGGCACGTCCTATGGCATCATCGCACCGCTGACCAACGGGGTGACGATGATCGTCGACGAGGCCGAGTTCGACGCCGATCGTTGGTATCGCATCCTTCAGGATCAAGCGGTCACCGTCTGGTACACGGCGCCAACGGCAATTCGGATGCTGATGAAAGTCGGCGTCGAGGCCATGCGCAACGCCGATCTGAGCCGGCTGCGCTTCATGTGCAGCGTCGGAGAGCCCCTGAACCCCGAGGCCGTCGTATGGAGCGTCAAGGCATTCGGGATGCCGTTTCACGATAACTGGTGGCAGACCGAAACCGGCGGCATCATGATCGCAAACTATGCGGACATGGACGTTCGACCCGGATCGATGGGCAAGCCCTTGCCCGGCATCCAGGCTGGTGTCGTTCGCCGCAATGACGACGGCACGATCACTGAAATCACCGATCCGGGCGTCGAGGGTGAGCTTGCCTTGCGTGCGGGCTGGCCGTCGATGTTCCGCGCCTACCTCAACGAGGAAGAGCGTTACCGAAAATGTTTTGCTGACGGCTGGTATCTGAGCGGGGACCTCGCAAGGCGGGACAGCGATGGCTACTACTGGTTCGTTGGCCGATCCGACGACGTCATCAAGTCCGCCGGGCATCTCATCGGCCCCTTCGAAGTCGAAAGCGTCCTTATGGAACACCCGGCCGTCGCCGAAGCCGCCGTGATCGGAAAACCCGACCCGGTGGCCATGGAAACGGTCAAGGCCTTCGTCAGCCTGAAGCCCGGCTACAAGCCGGACGAGGCGTTGCGGCGCGACCTGATGGGGCACGCACGCAAACGGTTGGGTCCGGCTGTTTCGCCCAGGGAAATAGACTTTGTGGCGAGCGTTCCCAAGACCCGCAGCGGCAAGATCATGCGCCGCTTGCTGAAAGCAAGGGAACTGGGGCTGCCGGAAGGCGATACGTCCACCCTGGAGGACAGCTGA
- the pdhA gene encoding pyruvate dehydrogenase (acetyl-transferring) E1 component subunit alpha, which translates to MSEKIHLDHDHAHHLMKAMLRIRRFEEKCAELYSGGKIRGFLHLYIGEEAVAVGVMEAIGPQDTVVATYREHGQALARGVPMTAVMAEMYGKVEGCCRGRGGSMHIFDRERQFLGGNAIVAGGLPVAVGLAMAHKQLGRNAIAVCFFGDGAVAEGEFHESMNLASLWDLPVLFVCENNLYAMGSAIERVQAEPELHKKAAGYAMVAERVDGMDVIAVEAAARRAAETVRTSGKPYFLECRTYRFRAHSMFDPELYREKAEVEVHRQRDPLTVFPAFMKECHLANDDDIARFEDEVARELDEAVAFAEAGHWEPIADLARDLYRRETL; encoded by the coding sequence ATGAGCGAGAAAATCCATCTGGATCACGACCACGCTCATCATCTGATGAAAGCCATGCTGCGCATACGCCGGTTCGAGGAGAAATGCGCGGAATTATACAGCGGCGGGAAGATCCGCGGTTTCCTGCATCTCTATATCGGCGAGGAAGCCGTAGCGGTTGGCGTCATGGAAGCCATCGGGCCTCAGGATACCGTGGTCGCGACCTATCGCGAGCACGGCCAGGCCCTGGCCCGGGGCGTTCCCATGACCGCGGTAATGGCCGAGATGTATGGCAAGGTCGAAGGCTGCTGTCGCGGGCGGGGCGGTTCGATGCACATTTTCGACCGCGAACGGCAATTCCTGGGCGGGAACGCCATCGTTGCGGGCGGTCTGCCGGTGGCCGTCGGATTGGCGATGGCCCACAAGCAACTGGGCCGGAACGCCATTGCCGTCTGCTTTTTCGGCGATGGGGCCGTTGCCGAGGGCGAATTTCACGAAAGCATGAATCTGGCTTCGCTTTGGGATCTGCCGGTCTTGTTCGTCTGTGAAAACAATCTCTATGCCATGGGGTCGGCGATCGAGCGGGTACAGGCCGAACCGGAGCTTCACAAGAAGGCGGCGGGATACGCCATGGTTGCCGAACGTGTTGACGGCATGGATGTGATCGCCGTCGAAGCGGCGGCCCGACGCGCGGCCGAAACAGTCCGGACGTCCGGAAAACCATATTTCCTGGAATGCCGGACCTATAGATTCCGCGCCCATTCCATGTTCGATCCGGAACTCTATCGAGAAAAGGCCGAGGTCGAGGTCCACCGGCAGCGGGATCCACTGACGGTGTTTCCGGCTTTCATGAAGGAATGCCATCTGGCCAACGACGATGACATCGCCCGCTTTGAGGATGAAGTTGCCCGCGAACTCGATGAAGCCGTGGCCTTCGCCGAAGCCGGCCATTGGGAACCGATTGCGGATCTTGCCCGAGATTTGTACCGGCGGGAGACCTTGTGA
- the dcd gene encoding dCTP deaminase — protein sequence MTIMSDIWIREKAAETGMITPFVEKQNRDGVISYGLSSYGYDARVQDEFLIFTNVDNDVVDPKAFSETSFVRRKTKTCVIPPNSFVLASTVEYFRVPDDVLVICVGKSTYARCGIIVNVTPLEPGWEGHVTLEFSNTTPLPARIYADEGACQFLFLMGDQPCETSYANRQGKYMGQRGVTLPRL from the coding sequence ATGACGATCATGTCCGATATCTGGATACGCGAGAAAGCGGCGGAGACCGGCATGATCACGCCGTTCGTCGAAAAGCAGAATCGCGACGGCGTTATCTCCTATGGACTGTCGTCCTATGGCTATGACGCCCGCGTCCAGGATGAGTTTCTGATCTTCACCAATGTCGACAACGATGTCGTCGACCCCAAGGCGTTCTCTGAAACGAGCTTCGTCCGCCGCAAGACCAAGACCTGCGTGATCCCGCCGAACAGCTTCGTGCTGGCGTCGACGGTGGAGTATTTCCGGGTGCCCGACGATGTGCTGGTGATCTGCGTCGGCAAGTCGACCTATGCCCGGTGCGGGATCATCGTCAATGTCACCCCGCTTGAGCCGGGCTGGGAAGGCCATGTGACGCTGGAATTCTCCAACACGACGCCCCTGCCGGCCCGGATCTATGCCGATGAGGGGGCCTGCCAGTTCCTGTTCCTTATGGGCGACCAGCCCTGCGAGACCTCGTACGCCAACCGCCAGGGCAAATATATGGGCCAGCGCGGCGTCACGCTGCCCAGGCTATAG
- a CDS encoding alpha-ketoacid dehydrogenase subunit beta codes for MNERRITYREALREGLLEALRTDERVLLIGEDVGRYGGTYAVSKGFFDMFGADRIRDAPLSESGFVGAGIGAAIGGLRPIVEIMTVNFSLLALDQIVNNAATLLHMSGGQYNVPVVIRMTTGAGRQLAAQHSHSLEGWFAHIPGLRIVTPATLEDARGMLWTALDDPDPVLIFEHAMLLNREDAIDDEVGAVDLDHAVIRRPGRDVSLITYGGMLFKCLDAADILFNEGIDAEVLDLRSLRPLDESAIIASVRRTGRAVIVDEGWRSGSLAGEISARLMEQAFYDLACPVARVCTAEIPIPYPTHLEQAALPQIDDIVAACLEMFHDQ; via the coding sequence ATGAACGAACGCCGGATCACCTATCGCGAAGCCCTGCGTGAAGGGCTGCTGGAAGCGCTGCGCACCGATGAACGCGTCTTGCTGATCGGCGAGGATGTCGGACGTTACGGCGGGACTTACGCGGTCAGCAAAGGCTTTTTCGATATGTTCGGAGCCGACCGGATCAGAGACGCCCCGTTGTCGGAATCCGGCTTCGTCGGGGCGGGTATTGGGGCCGCCATCGGCGGGCTGAGACCGATCGTGGAGATCATGACGGTAAACTTCAGCCTTCTGGCGCTGGATCAGATCGTCAACAACGCAGCAACCCTTCTTCATATGTCGGGCGGACAATACAATGTTCCGGTCGTCATCCGGATGACGACCGGCGCCGGCCGGCAATTGGCCGCGCAGCATTCCCACAGTCTGGAAGGATGGTTCGCGCATATTCCGGGGCTGCGCATCGTCACGCCGGCGACACTGGAAGACGCCCGCGGCATGCTCTGGACGGCGTTGGATGACCCGGACCCGGTCCTGATTTTCGAACATGCCATGCTGTTGAACCGGGAAGACGCCATCGATGACGAAGTCGGCGCCGTCGATCTCGACCATGCCGTCATCCGGCGGCCCGGTAGGGATGTTTCGCTGATCACCTATGGTGGCATGCTGTTCAAATGCCTGGATGCGGCGGATATTCTTTTCAACGAGGGTATTGACGCCGAAGTGCTGGATTTGCGTAGCCTGCGGCCACTCGACGAATCCGCCATCATCGCGTCGGTTCGCCGAACCGGCCGGGCTGTCATCGTCGATGAAGGATGGCGAAGCGGCAGTCTTGCCGGTGAGATCAGCGCCCGGCTGATGGAACAGGCCTTCTACGACCTGGCATGCCCGGTGGCGCGGGTTTGCACCGCAGAAATTCCCATTCCCTATCCGACCCATCTCGAACAGGCCGCACTGCCTCAGATCGACGACATCGTCGCCGCCTGTCTGGAGATGTTCCATGACCAGTGA
- a CDS encoding acyl carrier protein translates to MNTDTKATVMDIIAAIAPDADLNELAGDQDLREALDIDSMDHLNIIIAIHDRFGIEIPERDYGKLVTVDQLLTYIESKRAN, encoded by the coding sequence ATGAACACCGACACCAAAGCCACCGTTATGGATATCATCGCCGCTATCGCTCCCGATGCCGATCTCAATGAATTGGCGGGAGACCAGGATTTGCGTGAAGCCCTCGATATCGACTCGATGGACCATCTGAACATCATCATCGCCATCCACGACAGATTCGGTATCGAGATTCCAGAGCGTGATTACGGTAAACTCGTCACGGTCGATCAGCTTCTGACTTACATCGAAAGCAAACGCGCCAACTGA
- a CDS encoding HlyD family efflux transporter periplasmic adaptor subunit, producing MTETGDKTLPLDLDRQDASGPRTGPRPRSPGRRWFRKRYLLVLLIPVFMFSGAVIGMYFQPPALQTFYALTGLHPGGGTINPIALPPEIEVPEQMAETLLPSDVVGLARLMPRGDVATVAAPYGASDARVAEILVSVGDGVARGTTVALLDNRQALEGAVLTAEANLAVRQATLEQTRSAVTASRAEAQATLDQARAAAREAATTLARTEDLAGRGATSIATLDAVRAAAEEANLAVQRTEATLERFAAGARLEDQPDVVVASRNVSAAEAELARARMDLDRSEVRAPIDGTILDIHVTPGQRPSAEGIMEMGDTDTMMAEVEIWQDRVSAVAVGQPVELAARALAHGLRGTVESIGLTVGRQGLISDDAAANSDARVIRVLVALDAESSNLAARYVGLEAVARIDTGAPERITR from the coding sequence ATGACAGAGACAGGTGACAAGACACTGCCGCTTGATCTCGATCGGCAGGACGCATCCGGCCCCCGAACGGGACCCCGGCCCCGGTCGCCAGGGCGGCGCTGGTTCCGCAAGCGTTATCTGCTGGTTCTGCTGATCCCGGTATTCATGTTTTCCGGCGCGGTGATCGGGATGTATTTCCAGCCACCGGCACTGCAGACGTTCTATGCGCTGACCGGTCTGCACCCCGGCGGAGGGACGATCAACCCGATCGCGTTGCCGCCGGAGATCGAGGTGCCGGAGCAGATGGCCGAAACCCTGCTGCCGTCGGATGTGGTGGGGCTCGCACGCCTGATGCCGCGCGGCGACGTCGCCACCGTTGCCGCCCCCTATGGCGCCAGCGATGCGCGGGTGGCCGAGATTCTCGTTTCGGTGGGGGACGGCGTGGCGCGCGGCACGACGGTCGCGCTGCTGGACAATCGGCAGGCGCTGGAAGGCGCGGTGCTGACGGCGGAGGCCAATCTTGCCGTGCGGCAGGCGACGCTGGAACAGACCCGCAGCGCCGTAACGGCCAGCAGGGCCGAAGCGCAGGCCACGCTCGATCAGGCCCGCGCCGCCGCCCGTGAGGCCGCGACCACTCTCGCCCGAACCGAAGATCTGGCCGGGCGCGGCGCAACCAGCATCGCCACGCTGGATGCCGTCCGAGCGGCAGCGGAGGAAGCCAATCTTGCCGTACAGCGGACCGAGGCGACGCTTGAACGTTTTGCCGCCGGAGCACGGCTCGAAGATCAGCCCGACGTCGTCGTTGCCTCCCGCAACGTCTCCGCCGCCGAGGCGGAACTGGCCCGGGCGCGCATGGATCTGGACCGGTCCGAGGTGCGCGCGCCCATTGATGGCACGATCCTGGATATCCACGTCACGCCGGGACAGCGGCCATCCGCCGAAGGGATAATGGAGATGGGCGACACCGACACCATGATGGCCGAGGTCGAAATATGGCAGGATCGGGTCAGCGCGGTGGCTGTCGGCCAGCCGGTTGAACTGGCGGCCAGGGCTCTGGCGCACGGCCTCCGCGGCACGGTGGAGAGCATCGGGCTGACGGTGGGACGGCAGGGCCTGATCTCAGACGACGCGGCCGCCAACTCCGACGCACGGGTCATCCGGGTTCTGGTCGCGCTCGATGCGGAGTCCTCGAACCTTGCAGCGCGTTATGTGGGGCTTGAGGCCGTCGCCCGGATCGACACCGGCGCGCCGGAGCGGATCACGCGATGA
- a CDS encoding dihydrolipoamide acetyltransferase family protein yields MTSEFRMPTLGADMEAGTLVEWLKNPGDAVTHGDIVAVVETQKGAIEIEIFDDGILDSLLVAPGETVPVGTPLARIRQADEAPASEPAPAHAPAPTPTPTVNAGEKPASHPAEPPAKPREKPPEKPPEKPPEKPQAVSEDRHRIDRREKRQRPSSGPVVTPAARMLAQQHGLDPKELRGSGPGGAILKGDVEAAVTAITKESGLTATPDTGSAAPGPTDRKTAMRQAISAAMARSKREIPHYYLSTTIDMSASVQWLTSENDRRSVADRLLPAALLMKATALALKKFPDLNGTYGPEGFVPGQTVHLGWAIALRGGGLMAPGIATADEKSLSELMASLRDLVQRTRQGGLRSSELSAPTITVTSLGDVGVETVFGVIFPPQVAIAGYGSIVTRPWATGDTVVTRPTITASLSADHRVSDGHLGAMFLQTVDRLLQEPEKL; encoded by the coding sequence ATGACCAGTGAATTCCGTATGCCAACCCTGGGGGCAGATATGGAGGCGGGCACGCTGGTGGAATGGCTGAAAAATCCGGGCGACGCGGTCACCCATGGCGACATCGTAGCCGTGGTGGAAACCCAGAAAGGCGCGATCGAGATCGAGATTTTCGACGACGGCATTCTCGATTCCCTTTTGGTCGCGCCGGGTGAAACGGTCCCCGTCGGAACGCCATTGGCCCGTATCCGACAGGCGGACGAGGCACCCGCAAGCGAACCGGCCCCTGCTCATGCCCCGGCCCCGACCCCAACCCCGACCGTTAACGCAGGTGAAAAGCCCGCCTCACATCCCGCAGAGCCGCCCGCAAAGCCCCGGGAAAAGCCGCCGGAAAAGCCGCCGGAAAAGCCGCCGGAAAAGCCCCAGGCCGTGAGCGAAGATCGCCATCGCATCGATCGCCGGGAAAAGAGGCAACGGCCGAGTTCGGGACCCGTCGTTACGCCAGCGGCACGAATGCTCGCCCAACAGCATGGTTTGGATCCGAAGGAACTGAGGGGCAGCGGGCCGGGTGGGGCCATTCTGAAAGGCGATGTCGAAGCCGCCGTCACGGCCATCACCAAGGAAAGCGGATTAACCGCAACACCGGACACGGGATCAGCTGCTCCCGGCCCCACCGATCGCAAAACGGCCATGCGCCAGGCCATTTCGGCAGCCATGGCGCGGTCCAAGCGCGAGATCCCCCACTACTACCTGTCGACAACGATCGACATGTCGGCTTCGGTGCAGTGGCTAACGTCGGAAAACGATCGCCGCAGCGTGGCCGATCGGCTGTTACCCGCCGCCCTGCTCATGAAAGCGACGGCGCTGGCGCTGAAAAAGTTTCCCGATCTGAATGGGACCTACGGGCCGGAGGGGTTCGTGCCCGGTCAGACAGTGCATCTGGGATGGGCTATTGCGCTCCGTGGCGGCGGACTCATGGCGCCCGGGATCGCGACAGCGGATGAGAAGTCGCTCAGCGAGTTGATGGCGAGCCTTCGTGATCTGGTTCAACGCACACGACAGGGCGGTCTCAGAAGCTCGGAATTGTCTGCGCCGACCATTACCGTCACCAGCCTTGGTGACGTGGGCGTGGAAACCGTCTTCGGCGTTATCTTTCCGCCACAGGTTGCAATCGCCGGTTATGGCTCGATCGTTACCCGCCCCTGGGCAACGGGCGACACGGTCGTGACCCGGCCGACAATAACGGCATCGCTCTCCGCCGATCACCGCGTCAGCGACGGGCATCTGGGCGCAATGTTCCTCCAGACTGTCGATCGCCTCCTTCAGGAGCCGGAGAAATTATGA
- a CDS encoding ATP-binding cassette domain-containing protein, producing the protein MPSEMIVEARGLNHWFGTGDARKQALFDVNLTLQRGSFTALMGPSGSGKTTLLTLIGCLRSVQDGSVRLMGHELNGAGEAELISLRQKLGFIFQSHNLHESLTALQNVIMGVQVRPGVPDELAQRAAARALALVGLSDRLDYRPANLSGGQKQRVAVARALVGNPTMVLADEPTAALDKDSAANVVDLLKRLGAERGTATLLVTHDNRILEGADHILTLEDGRIVRVTGGRDGRTT; encoded by the coding sequence TTGCCCAGTGAAATGATCGTCGAGGCGCGCGGGCTGAACCACTGGTTCGGCACGGGCGATGCGCGCAAGCAGGCCCTTTTCGACGTCAACCTGACGCTGCAACGCGGAAGCTTTACCGCGCTGATGGGGCCATCCGGATCAGGGAAAACCACGTTGCTGACACTGATCGGCTGCCTGCGCTCGGTGCAGGACGGGTCGGTGCGGTTGATGGGGCACGAACTGAACGGCGCGGGCGAAGCGGAACTGATTTCGCTTCGACAAAAGCTCGGCTTCATCTTTCAGTCCCACAACCTGCATGAAAGTCTGACGGCGTTGCAGAACGTCATCATGGGGGTGCAGGTCCGTCCCGGTGTGCCGGACGAGCTGGCGCAGCGGGCGGCGGCCCGGGCGCTCGCCCTGGTTGGTCTCTCCGACAGGCTCGACTATCGGCCCGCCAACCTGTCCGGCGGGCAGAAGCAGCGCGTCGCGGTAGCGCGTGCGCTGGTCGGCAACCCCACCATGGTTCTGGCCGATGAGCCGACGGCTGCGCTCGACAAGGACAGCGCCGCCAATGTGGTCGATCTGCTCAAGCGCCTTGGCGCTGAGCGGGGCACTGCGACCTTGCTCGTGACGCATGACAATCGCATCCTCGAAGGGGCGGACCATATTCTGACCCTGGAGGATGGCCGGATCGTCCGGGTTACGGGAGGCAGAGACGGTCGCACGACATGA
- a CDS encoding glucose 1-dehydrogenase → MGRVSGKVAMVTGAALGLGRAAALMLAREGATIIASDIQVEEGKAVVKAITDEGGKAYFVEHDVATEEGWDAALSQALAMAGKLDVLVNNAGVALSGSVEETTLEDWRRLMSINLDGVFLGTKHAIAAMKTSGGGSIINLSSIEGLVGDPNLAAYNASKGGVRIFTKSAALHCGKAGYNIRVNSVHPGYIWTPMVENFLKSQGDVEEGRRYLNSLHPIGHIGEPDDIANAILYLASDESKFVTGSELVVDGGYTAQ, encoded by the coding sequence ATGGGTCGTGTATCTGGTAAAGTTGCAATGGTGACCGGTGCGGCGTTGGGTCTCGGCCGGGCGGCGGCCTTAATGCTTGCTCGCGAAGGCGCAACGATCATCGCGAGCGATATTCAGGTTGAGGAGGGCAAGGCGGTCGTCAAGGCCATCACCGATGAGGGTGGCAAAGCCTACTTTGTCGAGCACGATGTGGCGACGGAGGAAGGATGGGACGCGGCTCTGTCACAAGCGCTGGCGATGGCCGGGAAGCTCGATGTGCTGGTCAATAACGCCGGCGTTGCCCTTTCGGGGTCCGTAGAAGAGACCACGCTGGAAGATTGGCGCCGGCTCATGTCGATCAATCTCGACGGTGTGTTCCTTGGCACGAAACACGCCATCGCCGCGATGAAGACGTCCGGCGGCGGGTCGATCATCAACCTGTCGTCGATCGAGGGGCTGGTCGGCGATCCCAATCTTGCCGCCTATAACGCCAGCAAAGGCGGCGTTCGGATATTCACCAAGTCCGCCGCGCTGCATTGCGGCAAAGCGGGCTATAATATTCGGGTGAATTCGGTTCACCCCGGATATATCTGGACGCCGATGGTGGAAAATTTCCTGAAATCCCAGGGCGACGTCGAAGAAGGCCGCCGGTATCTGAATTCACTCCATCCCATTGGCCACATTGGCGAACCGGACGATATCGCCAATGCGATCCTTTATCTGGCGTCGGATGAATCGAAATTCGTGACGGGAAGCGAGCTGGTCGTCGACGGCGGCTATACCGCCCAATAG